The Halobacterium hubeiense genome contains the following window.
GGACTTGCGGACGCGCCGCGTCCCGAACGGCCTCTGGCGGCCGCTGGTCCTGCTCGGCGTCGTCCTCGTCGTCTGGGAGGGCTACGTCGCGTTCGGGACGCCGTACGTCTTCCAGCGGTTCGCAATCCGCGTCGCGTTCAGCATCCTGTTCGTCGTCCCGCTGGCGTACGCGTTCTGGTACATCGGCGGGTTCGGCGGCGCCGACGCCCGCGCGTTTATGACGCTCGCCGTGTTGTACCCGACGTATCCGTCCTACGAGCTGCTGGGGTACTCGCTGCCCGTGGTGGAGACCGCGCTCGGCGTGTTCTCGCTGACGATTCTCACGAACACCGTCATCCTCGGGCTGGCGTACCCGCTCGTGCTCGGCGCCCAGAACGCCCTCTCGAGGGAGTTCTCCGTCGTGATGTTCGTCGGCCGCCGCGTCCCGGTCGGCGAACTCACTGACACCCACGGCAGCCTCCTCGAAACCCACGACGGCTTCACCCGGGACGGCCTCGACCTGGACGCGCTCCGGATGTACCTCCGGTGGCGCGGCCTCACGCTCGCGGACCTCCGCGAGAACCGCGAACTCCGTGACCCCGACACGCTCCCCGACGACCCCAACGACCCGACTGGTGGCGCGGTCGTCGCGGACGGCAGCGGCGACCCGTGGGGCGCCGCGGCGTTCCTCGACGACATCGAGGGCTCTGCGTACGGCACGACGCCAGCGGACCTCCGCGAGGGCCTCGACCTCATCGTCGACAGCGAGGACGTCTGGGTGACGCCGGGCGTCCCGTTCATTATCCCGCTGTTCGTCGGCCTGCTGGTCGCGCTGACGGGCGGGGACGTGCTCTTCTGGGTGATGGACGC
Protein-coding sequences here:
- a CDS encoding A24 family peptidase C-terminal domain-containing protein, with the protein product MDASIPDLLRLLVVPALGWAALRDLRTRRVPNGLWRPLVLLGVVLVVWEGYVAFGTPYVFQRFAIRVAFSILFVVPLAYAFWYIGGFGGADARAFMTLAVLYPTYPSYELLGYSLPVVETALGVFSLTILTNTVILGLAYPLVLGAQNALSREFSVVMFVGRRVPVGELTDTHGSLLETHDGFTRDGLDLDALRMYLRWRGLTLADLRENRELRDPDTLPDDPNDPTGGAVVADGSGDPWGAAAFLDDIEGSAYGTTPADLREGLDLIVDSEDVWVTPGVPFIIPLFVGLLVALTGGDVLFWVMDALGLVPA